In a single window of the uncultured Methanobrevibacter sp. genome:
- a CDS encoding 2,3-bisphosphoglycerate-independent phosphoglycerate mutase gives MKGLILIMDGMGDRPIKELGNKTPLEAANTPNMDKMAAEGITGIMDSIAPGIIPGSDTAHLSILGYNPYEVYTGRGPFEANGVGVEVLPGDIAFRCNFSTVDDDLIVTDRRAGRIKEGTKDIVDVLNTMVLEDYPDVKIIFKESTGHRAVLVLRGEGLSGKVSDADPKVEGNKPKQVKALDDTPEAAKTADILNKLVVKTYEMSKDHPVNLKRIEEGLPPANIVIPRGAGEVPVVESLNDKYEVNSACIAETGLIMGIGRFAGMDIIEMEDVTGGIDTNLDNIRDTIIDQVKNSDHDFFLINIDGADEAGHDGQTMEKKEFIEKVDEVVMSELIKLEDVYIYLTADHSTPISVKNHSGDPVPVLIRGPEVRTDDVTEFSERACAKGGLNRIRGSDVMNIMMDLMNYAHKFGA, from the coding sequence ATGAAAGGTCTTATTTTAATTATGGATGGTATGGGTGACCGTCCTATTAAAGAATTAGGAAATAAAACTCCTCTTGAAGCTGCAAACACTCCAAATATGGATAAGATGGCAGCAGAAGGAATTACTGGAATTATGGATTCAATCGCTCCTGGAATAATTCCTGGAAGTGACACAGCACACCTCTCAATTTTAGGCTACAACCCCTATGAAGTATACACAGGAAGAGGTCCTTTTGAAGCAAACGGTGTAGGTGTTGAGGTTCTGCCGGGCGACATTGCATTCAGATGCAATTTTTCAACAGTTGATGATGATTTAATTGTTACAGACAGACGTGCTGGAAGAATCAAAGAAGGAACCAAAGATATTGTTGACGTTTTAAACACAATGGTTCTTGAAGACTATCCTGACGTTAAAATAATCTTTAAAGAATCCACCGGTCACAGGGCAGTTCTGGTTTTAAGAGGCGAAGGCCTTTCAGGAAAAGTAAGTGATGCAGATCCTAAAGTTGAAGGAAACAAACCTAAACAAGTCAAAGCTTTGGACGACACACCTGAAGCCGCAAAAACTGCTGATATATTAAACAAACTTGTTGTAAAAACCTATGAAATGTCCAAAGACCATCCTGTCAACTTGAAAAGAATTGAAGAAGGACTTCCTCCTGCAAACATTGTCATTCCTCGTGGAGCAGGTGAAGTGCCTGTTGTTGAATCACTCAACGACAAATATGAAGTCAACTCAGCATGTATTGCAGAAACTGGTCTTATTATGGGTATCGGAAGATTCGCAGGAATGGACATTATTGAAATGGAAGACGTTACAGGCGGAATCGACACAAACCTTGACAACATCCGTGATACAATCATCGACCAGGTCAAAAACTCAGACCATGACTTTTTCCTTATAAACATCGATGGAGCCGATGAAGCAGGCCACGACGGCCAGACAATGGAGAAAAAGGAATTCATAGAAAAAGTCGATGAAGTTGTCATGAGTGAACTTATCAAACTTGAAGACGTTTACATTTACCTTACAGCTGACCACTCAACTCCTATTTCAGTTAAAAACCACTCCGGAGACCCTGTGCCTGTATTAATCAGAGGTCCTGAAGTAAGAACTGATGACGTTACAGAATTCTCAGAAAGAGCATGCGCAAAAGGAGGGCTTAACAGAATCAGAGGATCAGACGTAATGAACATCATGATGGACTTAATGAATTATGCGCACAAATTCGGGGCATAA
- a CDS encoding TIGR00297 family protein, whose product MVEQLMINWAYVILLFVLGFITYRRKSLDLFGSAVMIVMGIIIIFSAGVHWLLLIVLFLIMSLLATKFSKKYKMSLGEFEGRRTSKNVISNGVVACFMAAFGGYYLTFVGGFIGAIATATADTLASEIGVLDQQPRLITTFQKVDPGTNGAISPLGTAISIIGAAVIGLAAFILGVLPDFLPSIIVAVVSGTVGCFADSILGALFENHGWMTNEHVNLSATIVGAIVGILLMTFVF is encoded by the coding sequence ATGGTTGAACAGTTAATGATTAATTGGGCGTATGTGATTCTATTATTTGTTTTAGGATTTATCACATACAGGAGAAAGTCTCTGGATTTGTTTGGCTCAGCAGTTATGATTGTAATGGGAATTATAATTATCTTCTCGGCGGGGGTTCATTGGCTTTTATTAATTGTTCTCTTTTTAATAATGTCACTTCTGGCCACAAAATTTTCCAAAAAGTATAAGATGTCACTGGGTGAATTTGAAGGAAGAAGGACTTCCAAAAATGTTATATCCAATGGTGTTGTCGCATGCTTTATGGCAGCATTCGGAGGATATTACCTCACATTCGTCGGAGGTTTTATAGGAGCTATTGCAACTGCAACTGCAGACACACTGGCTTCTGAAATCGGTGTTTTAGACCAGCAGCCTCGTCTTATTACTACTTTTCAAAAAGTCGATCCCGGCACAAACGGTGCAATCTCTCCTTTGGGAACAGCAATATCAATAATCGGAGCAGCTGTTATAGGTTTAGCCGCATTTATATTAGGCGTTCTTCCTGATTTCCTGCCTTCAATTATAGTTGCTGTTGTATCTGGAACTGTGGGATGCTTTGCAGACAGTATTTTAGGTGCACTTTTCGAAAATCATGGGTGGATGACAAATGAGCATGTAAATCTCTCAGCCACTATCGTGGGAGCTATTGTCGGAATTTTACTGATGACATTTGTATTCTAA
- a CDS encoding Ig-like domain-containing protein yields MFNNKKLMFLSLLFVFVLSVGMVSAGDNATFEGDVLQDADSSSPVVTSFEDVVVGENYTVSAYLKTIESDPVANKSIDYSYDDVNGTVSTDGEGHFNVQGARGSVLVLNFAGDDSYQASTFSISFKSAKLATQIVGKDYTQYAIDYYAGERGKEFTVSLVDENGNPVANKTINIGYNGITLNRTTDANGKASVQINLANAGSYTFAVVFLGDKDYNASMAVYTLKVNKKSLSFSASAKSFKSTVKTKKYTVTLKSIKGSSSNGKAYLKAGKKVTLKVNGKTYTAKINSKGKATFKITKLTKKGKFTATLKYAGDNTYKAASKKVKITIK; encoded by the coding sequence ATGTTTAATAATAAAAAATTGATGTTTTTATCATTGCTGTTTGTGTTTGTCCTTTCAGTAGGTATGGTCAGTGCCGGTGACAACGCCACTTTTGAAGGTGATGTTCTTCAGGATGCAGATTCTTCAAGTCCTGTAGTAACCTCATTTGAAGATGTCGTTGTAGGTGAAAACTATACAGTTTCTGCATATCTCAAAACAATTGAAAGCGATCCTGTTGCAAACAAAAGCATTGACTATAGCTATGATGATGTAAACGGCACTGTTTCTACTGATGGCGAAGGTCACTTCAATGTTCAGGGTGCAAGAGGAAGCGTTCTTGTGCTTAACTTTGCAGGAGATGATTCCTATCAGGCATCAACATTTTCAATCAGCTTTAAATCTGCAAAGCTCGCTACTCAAATCGTGGGTAAGGACTACACACAGTATGCTATAGACTATTATGCAGGTGAGAGAGGAAAAGAATTCACTGTTAGTCTTGTAGACGAAAACGGCAATCCTGTTGCAAACAAAACTATCAATATCGGTTACAACGGTATTACTTTAAACAGAACAACTGACGCTAACGGTAAAGCTAGCGTTCAGATTAACCTTGCAAATGCAGGTTCATACACATTTGCAGTAGTTTTCCTTGGCGATAAGGATTATAATGCATCAATGGCCGTATACACCCTTAAAGTCAACAAGAAATCTCTCAGCTTTTCAGCCAGTGCAAAATCTTTCAAGTCAACTGTAAAAACCAAAAAGTACACAGTTACCCTTAAATCCATTAAAGGTTCATCCTCCAATGGTAAGGCTTACTTGAAAGCGGGCAAAAAAGTTACCTTGAAAGTTAACGGTAAAACTTACACTGCTAAAATCAATTCTAAAGGTAAAGCAACATTCAAGATTACCAAATTAACTAAAAAAGGTAAATTCACTGCAACTCTCAAATATGCAGGGGATAACACATACAAAGCTGCAAGCAAAAAAGTTAAAATAACAATTAAATAA
- a CDS encoding Ig-like domain repeat protein → MATGLTKGVHEVKAVYNGGSSTKPVVGASELLRVEVGDEYAPGYKEGDLVVKYMSFQDLQKLIDDAVAAGNTTIVLDHDFEFDIGNDTVPVVVPSGVTIDGQGHFVSGADASTIFNITGDNVVLKNITLTNAKGEEGGAVIWSGDNGTLENAVLANNTADKGGAILWTGDNANIVNSTFENNNASEGAGVVIEGDNANIEGSTFANNTADIGAGVVIKGNNATIEDSVFANNTADTGAGVVTSGNDTTIAGSTFANNTAMTGAGVVSDGEGTTISDSEFTGNNANTGAGAVLNGDDATVENSEFKDNLASEGAGAVLNGNNATVENSTFKDNHAETGAGVVSNGNGTTIADTTFENNTAETGAGAVLNGNGATVENATFTGNNATTGAGIVANGENTTVSDTTFTNNTAESGSVMVVGENATVDTNNVTAENNTNMDGKSDIMEFTDMSISVDGLNVTVDLTAKSGNVTGNITVTVDGKDYTAEVVDGKATITVDPLTYGLHILNVKYFGDDTHAVAYGIDMMSITPVKTVISIISVDENFLITGVLKDENGNVLANMEITYTANGENITVVTDSEGKFTAQGADNNKYTFAFNGLYELAESEKSITFNNVAANETATQITGSDFTQYSMDYYAGERGGNFTVQLKDVNGNPLANKTIKIGYNGVTLVRTTDENGNAIVQINLANAGRYTFAVVFLGDEDYKASMSVYSVYINKKPITISASAKKFKASVKTKKYTVSLKTIRGSSVDGKTYLKAGKKVTLTVNGKTYTAKINAKGKATFKITKLTKKGKYTATIKFAGDNSYKPASKKVKITIR, encoded by the coding sequence GTGGCAACAGGCCTTACAAAAGGTGTCCACGAAGTCAAAGCAGTTTATAATGGTGGTTCTTCAACTAAACCTGTTGTAGGTGCTTCCGAACTCTTAAGAGTTGAAGTCGGCGATGAATATGCTCCAGGATATAAAGAAGGAGACCTTGTTGTAAAATACATGAGCTTCCAAGACCTGCAAAAATTAATCGACGATGCTGTTGCAGCAGGCAATACTACAATAGTACTTGACCATGACTTCGAATTCGACATCGGAAACGACACTGTTCCTGTCGTTGTTCCAAGCGGAGTTACAATTGACGGTCAAGGACACTTTGTAAGCGGTGCTGACGCTTCAACCATATTCAACATTACCGGAGACAATGTTGTACTTAAAAACATTACTCTGACTAATGCTAAAGGTGAAGAAGGCGGAGCAGTCATCTGGTCTGGTGACAACGGTACATTAGAAAATGCAGTTCTTGCAAACAACACTGCTGATAAAGGCGGTGCAATCCTCTGGACTGGAGATAATGCAAACATTGTAAACTCAACATTTGAAAACAACAACGCTAGTGAAGGTGCAGGTGTAGTAATTGAAGGTGACAACGCAAACATCGAAGGTTCAACATTTGCTAACAACACTGCTGATATCGGTGCAGGTGTTGTAATCAAAGGCAATAACGCAACCATTGAAGACTCAGTATTTGCAAACAACACTGCTGATACCGGTGCGGGTGTCGTAACTTCAGGTAATGATACTACAATTGCTGGTTCAACATTTGCTAACAACACTGCTATGACTGGTGCAGGTGTTGTATCCGACGGTGAAGGAACCACAATCAGTGATTCCGAATTCACTGGAAACAACGCTAATACTGGTGCAGGTGCTGTACTTAACGGTGACGATGCTACTGTTGAAAACTCAGAATTTAAAGATAACCTGGCTTCCGAAGGTGCAGGTGCTGTATTAAACGGTAACAATGCAACCGTTGAAAACTCAACATTCAAAGACAATCATGCGGAAACCGGTGCAGGTGTTGTATCAAATGGTAATGGTACTACTATTGCTGATACTACTTTCGAAAACAACACTGCTGAGACTGGTGCAGGTGCTGTACTTAACGGTAATGGAGCTACTGTTGAAAATGCTACATTCACAGGCAACAACGCTACTACTGGTGCAGGTATTGTAGCAAACGGTGAAAACACAACTGTATCCGACACAACATTTACCAATAACACTGCTGAATCCGGTAGTGTAATGGTTGTTGGTGAAAATGCTACTGTCGATACAAACAATGTTACAGCTGAAAACAACACAAATATGGATGGTAAATCTGATATTATGGAATTCACTGACATGAGTATTTCTGTTGACGGACTCAATGTAACTGTTGATTTAACTGCCAAATCCGGCAATGTCACAGGTAACATTACTGTCACAGTTGATGGTAAAGACTACACTGCTGAAGTAGTTGACGGTAAAGCTACAATTACTGTTGATCCGTTAACCTACGGATTGCATATTTTAAACGTAAAATACTTCGGTGACGATACTCACGCTGTTGCTTACGGTATTGATATGATGAGCATTACTCCTGTAAAAACTGTTATTTCCATTATCTCAGTCGATGAGAACTTCCTAATTACCGGTGTTCTTAAAGACGAAAATGGCAATGTACTTGCTAATATGGAAATTACATACACAGCTAACGGCGAAAACATTACTGTTGTAACTGACAGTGAAGGTAAATTCACAGCTCAGGGTGCAGACAACAACAAGTACACATTTGCTTTCAACGGCTTATATGAACTTGCTGAATCCGAAAAATCAATTACCTTCAACAATGTTGCAGCTAATGAAACTGCAACACAAATCACAGGCAGTGACTTCACACAATACTCTATGGACTACTATGCTGGTGAAAGAGGTGGAAACTTCACCGTACAACTTAAAGATGTCAACGGCAATCCACTTGCCAACAAGACTATCAAAATAGGTTATAATGGTGTTACATTGGTTAGAACTACTGATGAAAACGGAAATGCTATTGTACAAATCAACCTTGCAAACGCAGGCAGATACACATTTGCTGTTGTGTTCTTAGGTGATGAAGACTACAAGGCAAGCATGTCCGTATATTCAGTATACATCAACAAAAAACCGATTACAATTTCCGCTAGTGCTAAGAAATTCAAGGCATCTGTCAAAACCAAAAAATACACAGTTTCCCTGAAAACAATTAGAGGTTCATCTGTAGACGGCAAAACCTACCTCAAAGCTGGTAAGAAAGTAACTCTTACCGTTAACGGCAAGACTTACACAGCTAAGATTAATGCCAAAGGTAAGGCTACCTTCAAGATTACCAAATTAACCAAGAAAGGTAAGTACACTGCTACAATCAAATTTGCAGGTGACAACTCATACAAGCCAGCAAGCAAGAAGGTGAAAATAACTATTAGATAA
- a CDS encoding Ig-like domain-containing protein gives MTVKVDGKEYNATVVNGTAVVTIDGNVTPGTHEVEIVYSGDDTHNATSTTTNITGPKYETPIEIEVGEAKEGEPVEITVTVPENATGNVTISVDGKDYTAPIKDGKATFTVPELTDGDKTIAVGYGGDDNYAANSTVGNFTVEKAPIKPDVKVIDQGNGTVVVVVGDNATVVGDNATGNVTVKVDGKEYNATVVNGTAVVTIDNNVTPGTHEVEIVYSGDDTHNATSTTTNITGPKYETPIEIDVGEAKEGEPVEITVTVPGDATGDVVVSVGGKNYTAPVKDGKAVVSVDGLTPGDHTIAVEYIGDDNYAANYTIDNLTVEKAKQTPDMKIIDSGNGTIAVVVGDNATGNVTVKVGDKQYTVPVENGTAIINLDDNVEPGEHDVEIIYSGDDTHDPASINTTVTGPMGDTPLDVTVENIKVGDSEVIVVNVPEKATGSITIEIDGEKYTSPIENGKATFTVDGLKEGKKSVFVKYDGDDKYKANTTTAQFNVDKVTTEVQATIEDIEVGDNLKVTVKLPDDATGQVLIDIDGVGYYVNITNGTGVAEIPRLGSGNYSVNVTYTGDDKYAGSSTTKTFNVEKVESFVIPTASNIMVGENENIKLIVPSDATGNVTVIIDGEEYNFNLDDGKLTAVEGAGKYTVAISGGNGELVISGLPKGEYYVSVRYNGDEKYLPATNTTIFTVSKIDTTMDVIDQGNGTVLVVLPSDATGNVTVKVDGDTYTVKVENGTAVIKLDETKPGVHKIDVSYSGDNNYASKNAESTVDIPKSDAPMTISSEDIEVGDNEVITIDLPGKTTGTVTVEIDGKTYTGEIKDGKAQISIPDLTAGNKTAIVTYEGDDYFKSNSTAVKFEVTKVEPTKKVAPKDITVGKDEVITVSVPSDATGQVLVEINGVGYYADIVNGKAKVVIPKLDAGKYTAKVTYVGDAKYEGFTDVVKFTVEKAKSSMSATADEVKVGEDSTITINLPSDATGTVTVTIDGKKYTTEVVNGKAVIKVHGLPAGKYNAIVVYSGDAKYNSTTTMVEVVVDGNNNGTPDNGGKHEIALDAGEGVSLSDYPTGNPLWILLLVLLAIGSNEIRRRFRK, from the coding sequence GTGACTGTTAAAGTTGACGGTAAAGAGTATAACGCTACTGTTGTTAACGGTACAGCTGTTGTAACTATTGATGGCAATGTAACTCCTGGAACTCACGAAGTTGAAATCGTTTACTCTGGTGATGATACTCACAATGCAACTTCAACCACTACAAACATAACTGGTCCTAAGTATGAAACTCCAATTGAGATTGAAGTCGGTGAAGCTAAAGAAGGTGAACCGGTTGAAATCACTGTAACTGTTCCTGAAAATGCTACTGGTAATGTAACTATTTCAGTTGATGGTAAAGATTACACTGCTCCAATTAAAGACGGTAAAGCAACATTCACTGTTCCTGAATTAACTGATGGTGATAAGACTATTGCTGTTGGTTATGGTGGTGATGACAACTACGCTGCCAATAGTACTGTTGGCAATTTCACAGTTGAAAAAGCTCCAATCAAACCGGATGTTAAAGTCATTGATCAGGGCAATGGTACTGTTGTGGTTGTTGTTGGTGATAATGCTACTGTTGTTGGTGATAATGCTACTGGTAATGTGACTGTTAAAGTTGACGGTAAAGAGTATAACGCTACTGTTGTTAACGGTACAGCTGTTGTAACTATTGATAATAATGTAACTCCTGGAACTCATGAAGTTGAAATTGTTTACTCTGGTGATGATACTCACAATGCAACTTCAACTACTACAAACATAACAGGTCCTAAGTATGAAACTCCAATAGAAATCGATGTTGGTGAAGCTAAAGAAGGTGAACCTGTTGAAATTACTGTAACTGTTCCTGGCGATGCTACCGGTGATGTTGTTGTAAGTGTCGGAGGTAAAAACTACACAGCACCAGTTAAAGACGGTAAAGCTGTAGTAAGTGTTGACGGTTTAACTCCGGGCGACCATACTATTGCTGTAGAATACATTGGTGATGACAACTACGCTGCTAACTATACTATAGATAACTTAACTGTCGAGAAAGCTAAACAGACTCCTGACATGAAGATAATTGACTCCGGAAACGGTACCATAGCAGTTGTTGTCGGAGACAATGCAACAGGTAATGTAACTGTTAAAGTCGGAGACAAACAATACACTGTTCCTGTTGAAAACGGTACAGCTATAATCAACCTTGATGATAATGTAGAACCAGGTGAACATGACGTTGAAATCATCTACTCCGGTGATGACACTCATGATCCTGCTTCAATAAACACTACAGTAACAGGTCCGATGGGAGACACTCCACTGGATGTTACTGTTGAAAACATCAAAGTCGGCGACAGTGAAGTAATTGTAGTAAACGTTCCTGAAAAAGCAACAGGTTCAATCACTATCGAAATCGATGGAGAAAAATACACCTCTCCAATTGAAAACGGCAAAGCAACATTCACTGTTGACGGCCTTAAAGAAGGTAAAAAATCAGTATTCGTAAAATACGACGGTGACGACAAATACAAAGCAAATACAACTACTGCACAGTTCAATGTGGATAAAGTCACAACCGAAGTACAGGCAACAATCGAAGACATTGAAGTTGGAGATAACCTTAAAGTTACTGTAAAACTTCCGGATGACGCTACCGGACAGGTATTAATTGACATCGATGGTGTAGGATACTATGTAAACATTACAAACGGTACAGGCGTTGCTGAAATCCCACGCTTAGGCAGCGGAAACTACAGCGTAAACGTAACATACACCGGTGATGACAAATATGCAGGAAGCTCAACTACAAAAACATTCAATGTCGAAAAAGTTGAATCATTTGTAATTCCAACAGCTTCAAACATCATGGTCGGTGAAAACGAAAACATCAAACTGATAGTTCCAAGTGACGCTACAGGAAATGTGACTGTAATCATTGATGGTGAAGAATACAACTTCAACCTTGACGACGGAAAATTAACTGCAGTTGAAGGCGCAGGCAAATACACTGTTGCAATCAGCGGAGGAAACGGTGAACTTGTAATTTCAGGTCTTCCAAAAGGCGAATACTACGTAAGTGTAAGATACAACGGTGATGAAAAATACCTGCCTGCAACAAACACAACAATCTTTACAGTATCAAAAATCGACACAACAATGGATGTAATCGATCAGGGCAACGGAACCGTACTTGTAGTGCTTCCAAGTGACGCTACCGGTAACGTAACAGTAAAAGTTGATGGCGACACCTATACTGTTAAAGTTGAAAACGGTACTGCAGTAATCAAGTTGGATGAAACAAAACCTGGAGTCCATAAAATTGATGTTTCATACTCCGGTGATAATAATTATGCAAGCAAAAATGCAGAATCCACAGTCGACATACCTAAGTCAGATGCTCCTATGACAATCTCCTCCGAAGACATTGAAGTTGGAGACAATGAAGTTATAACTATCGACCTTCCTGGAAAAACCACCGGAACTGTAACTGTCGAAATCGACGGTAAAACATACACCGGTGAAATCAAAGACGGAAAAGCACAAATTTCAATCCCTGATCTGACAGCCGGAAACAAGACTGCTATTGTCACATATGAAGGTGATGATTACTTCAAATCAAATTCAACTGCTGTTAAATTCGAAGTTACCAAAGTTGAACCTACTAAAAAGGTAGCTCCAAAAGACATTACAGTCGGAAAAGATGAAGTAATCACAGTAAGTGTACCTTCCGATGCAACCGGACAGGTTCTTGTTGAAATCAACGGTGTAGGATATTATGCTGATATTGTAAACGGTAAGGCAAAAGTCGTAATACCAAAACTTGATGCAGGCAAATACACTGCAAAAGTAACCTATGTCGGTGACGCCAAATACGAAGGATTCACTGATGTGGTGAAATTCACAGTCGAAAAGGCAAAATCATCAATGTCCGCTACTGCTGATGAAGTTAAAGTCGGTGAGGATTCAACTATAACAATTAACCTTCCAAGTGACGCAACAGGTACTGTAACTGTTACAATTGACGGTAAAAAATACACAACTGAGGTTGTTAACGGAAAAGCAGTAATCAAAGTCCACGGTCTGCCTGCTGGTAAATATAATGCAATAGTTGTATACTCCGGTGATGCAAAATACAACTCAACTACCACTATGGTGGAAGTAGTTGTTGACGGAAATAATAACGGTACACCTGACAACGGCGGTAAACACGAAATTGCACTGGACGCAGGTGAAGGTGTAAGCTTGTCCGATTATCCTACAGGTAATCCTCTATGGATATTGTTATTAGTCCTATTGGCAATTGGATCAAATGAAATTAGAAGAAGATTTAGGAAATAA